Proteins encoded together in one Telopea speciosissima isolate NSW1024214 ecotype Mountain lineage chromosome 4, Tspe_v1, whole genome shotgun sequence window:
- the LOC122658224 gene encoding probable L-type lectin-domain containing receptor kinase S.5 has product MSMVTTANFVSAVVVFVLLLLVLSPATSSAKKPQNYYNFSGFSPAQNLGEFDFSGDASINREALQLTPDTTNKVYELLNKSGRVMLPEPFKLWEESSSSSTSPQNKSSRNSSTDSDIVASFNSTFVINIYKLDKESVGEGFAFLIAPDLDIPSASFGQWLGLTNATLDGNSSNKIVAIELDTLKQDFDPDGNHMGLNIHSVNSIKAVSLSDFGIEIAPDEPTNYSVWVQYDGRAKLMEVFMVSEGSEKPRKPFLSEKINLKDYVNQYSYMGFSASTGNLAQLNCVLRWELSVEALPEKRDLNLVKMVAGVVGLALFGIGVVGMVYYFNKRRVVNNPNILGALKSLPGMPREFRFGDLKKATNNFDEKMKLGQGGFGVVYKGVLPEENIEVAVKKFSRDNMKGIDDFLAELTIINRLRHKHLVRLLGWCHKNSLLLLVYDYMPNGSLDSHLFGGPEKTLSWERRYNIIAGVASALHYLHDEYDQRVVHRDLKASNVMLDSSFNARLGDFGLARALDNEKTSYAELEGVPGTMGYVAPECFHMGKATTESDVFGFGAVVLEVVCGKRPSMNIAGFHFLVDWVWTLYREGRILHAIDERLVDNYDAQQAERLLLLGLACSHPIAAQRPKTPIIVQIISGSVPPPDTPYIKPAFVWPATGFSVDMESLITDKSDNTCSSDDGSQKSEWTLHCETRENYVRYSDISLA; this is encoded by the exons ATGAGTATGGTTACCACAGCGAACTTTGTTTCCGCCGTCGTTGTGTTTGTTCTTCTGTTATTAGTTCTATCCCCGGCCACATCTTCAGCGAAAAAGCCCCAAAACTACTATAATTTCAGCGGCTTCAGTCCAGCCCAGAACCTTGGCGAGTTCGATTTTTCAGGCGATGCATCCATCAATAGAGAAGCCCTTCAGTTAACACCTGACACTACCAACAAGGTCTACGAACTCTTAAACAAGTCCGGGCGCGTCATGCTTCCCGAACCCTTCAAGCTCTGGGAAgaatcttcttcctcatcaaCTTCACCACAGAACAAGAGCAGCAGAAACTCATCAACGGACTCGGATATTGTCGCCTCCTTCAATTCCACCTTCGTAATAAACATTTACAAACTTGACAAGGAGTCCGTCGGCGAAGGCTTCGCTTTCCTCATCGCCCCAGATCTTGATATCCCGTCGGCCAGCTTCGGCCAGTGGTTGGGACTCACGAATGCCACCCTCGATGGGAACTCATCCAACAAGATCGTCGCCATTGAGCTCGACACCTTAAAGCAAGACTTCGACCCAGATGGGAACCATATGGGTCTCAACATCCACAGCGTCAATTCCATCAAGGCGGTGTCGCTCTCCGATTTTGGGATCGAGATTGCGCCAGACGAACCGACGAACTACTCCGTGTGGGTTCAATACGACGGAAGGGCAAAATTGATGGAGGTTTTCATGGTCAGTGAGGGTTCGGAGAAGCCCCGCAAGCCGTTTCTAAGTGAGAAGATAAACCTCAAGGATTATGTGAACCAATACTCTTACATGGGGTTCTCAGCATCGACAGGTAATCTGGCGCAGTTGAACTGCGTGCTCAGGTGGGAGCTATCTGTGGAGGCTCTGCCGGAAAAGAGGGATCTGAACTTGGTGAAGATGGTGGCTGGGGTGGTAGGTTTGGCATTGTTTGGGATTGGTGTTGTGGGGATGGTTTACTACTTTAACAAGAGGAGGGTTGTGAACAACCCCAACATTTTGGGGGCGCTGAAGAGTTTACCAGGGATGCCCAGGGAGTTTAGATTTGGGGATCTGAAGAAAGCTACCAACAATTTCGACGAGAAGATGAAGCTTGGGCAGGGTGGATTCGGGGTAGTCTACAAGGGGGTTCTCCCGGAGGAGAACATTGAAGTCGCGGTGAAGAAGTTCTCCAGGGATAACATGAAGGGGATCGATGACTTTCTCGCTGAGCTTACCATCATCAATCGTCTCCGGCACAAACATCTAGTCCGACTACTTG GTTGGTGCCATAAGAATAGCTTGCTTCTGCTGGTGTATGATTACATGCCAAATGGCAGCCTAGACAGCCATCTATTCGGTGGGCCCGAGAAGACATTGAGCTGGGAGCGTCGATACAACATCATAGCCGGTGTAGCTTCGGCCCTACACTACCTGCACGATGAGTACGATCAGAGAGTAGTCCACAGGGACCTCAAGGCCAGCAACGTCATGCTCGACTCCAGCTTCAATGCCCGCTTGGGAGACTTCGGCCTTGCCAGGGCCCTTGACAACGAAAAGACCTCCTACGCCGAGTTGGAGGGCGTTCCAGGCACAATGGGCTATGTGGCACCCGAGTGTTTCCACATGGGCAAGGCTACCACCGAGTCCGACGTTTTCGGATTCGGCGCCGTCGTCCTGGAGGTGGTCTGTGGTAAGCGTCCCTCGATGAACATCGCTGGTTTCCATTTCTTGGTAGACTGGGTCTGGACTCTCTACCGTGAGGGTCGTATTCTCCATGCTATCGACGAGAGGCTTGTGGATAACTACGACGCACAGCAAGCCGAGCGTCTATTGCTCCTGGGCCTCGCCTGTTCCCATCCTATTGCTGCCCAGAGACCCAAAACTCCGATCATCGTTCAGATCATCTCAGGATCCGTGCCACCACCCGATACGCCGTACATCAAACCTGCCTTTGTATGGCCGGCGACGGGTTTCAGTGTTGATATGGAAAGTTTGATCACCGATAAGTCTGACAATACTTGTTCTTCTGATGATGGGTCCCAGAAGTCGGAGTGGACCCTACACTGCGAGACACGGGAGAACTATGTGAGGTATAGTGACATCTCCTTGGCTTGA
- the LOC122658225 gene encoding uncharacterized protein LOC122658225 encodes MGCKEYGAGKRFKCLNCDFEMHEFCALAPPSVKNHSLHTQHPLVFHTKPGGYLRGNCDVCARATKGYAFRCSTCNFVMHPCCAQLSWEMNFPVHSHTLKVLSSTISASGDSDLNCDECKRKKSGWVYGCRLCSYNLHAVCAKNIVNGLYAQGIKAPEKPSKFGRAVGVASHVMLGFIGGLLEGVGEGVGQAIFDTVVAKEAPTEEE; translated from the exons ATGGGTTGCAAAGAATACGGCGCAGGCAAACGCTTCAAATGTCTAAACTGTGATTTTGAGATGCATGAGTTCTGTGCCTTGGCTCCTCCATCTGTGAAGAACCACTCTCTTCACACCCAACACCCTCTCGTCTTCCATACCAAACCTG GTGGGTATTTGCGTGGGAACTGCGATGTGTGTGCCAGGGCCACGAAAGGATATGCTTTCCGTTGTAGTACTTGTAACTTCGTGATGCATCCATGCTGTGCTCAGCTTTCCTGGGAAATGAACTTTCCAGTGCATTCCCACACTCTAAAAGTGTTATCATCGACGATTTCAGCAAGTGGAGATTCAGATTTGAATTGTGATGAGTGTAAGAGGAAGAAGTCTGGATGGGTTTATGGTTGTAGGCTTTGTTCATATAACCTTCATGCAGTTTGTGCTAAAAACATAGTTAATGGACTTTATGCCCAAGGCATCAAGGCCCCTGAAAAGCCTAGTAAGTTTGGGCGAGCGGTCGGTGTTGCATCTcatgtgatgttagggtttATTGGAGGACTTCTTGAAGGTGTTGGAGAAGGAGTTGGACAAGCTATATTTGATACTGTTGTGGCTAAAGAAGCTCCAACAGAAGAGGAATAA